CAGGGGACAGGGGCCCACATCCAGCGAGGGAACCGCATGCGAGCCTGTCCGTGCTGCCTGGAGCCGCTGACGTCCGGCATCCTGGGCCTCGGGGGCCGCCGCCTGACGGGCACCTGTGCGGTCTGTGGGGATGCCGTGTGCCAGACCTGTGTCGGCACGCGGGCACTGGACGCGGGAGCTCCGAGGAAGCGGGTGTGCCGGTCCTGCCTGTGGGAGCACCTGGCGGACCGGGGCGAGACACCGCCCTTCCCCGCGCCGCCCGGGCAACGAGAGCGGGCGGCACGGGCCGCGCGTGAGTCGTGCGTCCACCCACGCGTGAAGCAGTGCATGGGCTTCTGCCCGGACTGTGGTGACGAGGTCGACTGGAAGGATGAGCACGGCAACCCGGCCTGTGACGCCTGTGGTGCGCCCTCGCATCCGCTCTTCAACTGCTGCTGGGCGTGCGGCGAGTCGTTCGAGGAGGACCACGAGCCCCGCCCCGTCGCCAGGGGGTACAGGCTCGAGTTCGACTGCGACGCCGCCAACTGCACGGGGAAGCTGGCATGGCTCATGCCCTTCTGCCCCTGGTGTGGCGAGGCCAGGCACTGGCAACACCCCGGGAACGGTGGCCTGGAGTGCATGAAGTGCGAGAGCAGCCTCGACCGGGGGTGGGTCTTCTGCGTGCACTGTGGAGAGGAGACACCGCTTCCCGAGGACTGCGCCCGGTGCGCCCAGGGCCTGGAAGAGGCGCAGTCCGCCGCCCGCTGTGAGGACTGCCGGAACATCGTGTGCGGGGACTGCTTCGACCTCCGCGTCGTCCCGGGGGAGTTCGGCGCGAAGCACGAGAAGCTGCTGTGCTCCACCTGTGGAGTGAGGTTCGACCGCGCCGCCGACACCGTCGAGCCACAGGCCGAGGCGGAGGAGCCGCGGGCCGACGCGGACGACGACGCGCCCGAAGCGGACGAAGACGAAGCGGACGCGCCCGAGGAGGACGAGGACGAACCCGAGGACGAACCCGAGGCGGACGAAGAGGCGCCACGGGAGCCCGCTGCTCCCCGTGACGCACCGCCCCCCTCACCGTGGGAGGTGCTCGGAGTCCCACCCCAGACACCACTTCCCGAGGTGAGGCGGGCCTACCTCGCGCTGGTGGCCCAGTACCATCCCGACAAGGTCGCCCAGCTGGGTCCGAAGCTTCAGGCGCTGGCCCAGGATGAGACGCGCCGCATCATCGAAGCCTGGGAGCGGGTTCGTAAGCAGTCGCGGTGACGCGCTGCGGCCACTCCGCTGTGTTCACAATCATCCACCCGTATCGACCGCCGACCGGGTGTCCAATATTGCACGTCCCTTACTGGTGCCACGAAGATGCGGCGGCTCCTCAAGGGGGATCAATGCAGGCAAATCGCAGACTGCTGCTCCGAAGCGTTTCCAGAGCTGTCATCGCCGCGTTGCTGCTGTCCGTCGTCATGGCGGCTCGCCCCGCCTCCGCCGCACCCTACACACTCTTCGAGAGCGGTCAGGTCCGGCCCCTGGCGCTCTCTCCCAATGGGAAGCTGCTCTTCGCGGTCAACACACCCGACAACCGCCTGGAGATCTTCCAAGTCACCCACAACGGCCTCGCCCACCGTGGCTCGGTGTCGGTGGGGATGGAGCCCGTCGCCGTCGCCGCTCGGACCAACGACGAGGTCTGGGTCGTCAACCACCTGTCCGACAGCATCAGCGTCGTGCGCATCGACGCAGGCGGGACTGGCGGCGCCGTGGTGCGGACGCTGCTCGTCGGCGATGAGCCGCGCGACATCGTCTTCGCCGGGCCGGGCCGCAGGCGTGCCT
The genomic region above belongs to Pyxidicoccus trucidator and contains:
- a CDS encoding J domain-containing protein: MRACPCCLEPLTSGILGLGGRRLTGTCAVCGDAVCQTCVGTRALDAGAPRKRVCRSCLWEHLADRGETPPFPAPPGQRERAARAARESCVHPRVKQCMGFCPDCGDEVDWKDEHGNPACDACGAPSHPLFNCCWACGESFEEDHEPRPVARGYRLEFDCDAANCTGKLAWLMPFCPWCGEARHWQHPGNGGLECMKCESSLDRGWVFCVHCGEETPLPEDCARCAQGLEEAQSAARCEDCRNIVCGDCFDLRVVPGEFGAKHEKLLCSTCGVRFDRAADTVEPQAEAEEPRADADDDAPEADEDEADAPEEDEDEPEDEPEADEEAPREPAAPRDAPPPSPWEVLGVPPQTPLPEVRRAYLALVAQYHPDKVAQLGPKLQALAQDETRRIIEAWERVRKQSR